In Campylobacter vulpis, a genomic segment contains:
- the murJ gene encoding murein biosynthesis integral membrane protein MurJ — translation MIFKNYIVNALGILFSRILGLARDILIALFLGAGLYSDIFFVALKMPAFFRRIFAEGAFGQSFLPNFVKARKKGAFCVSVLLQFGFIVFLFCLLVSFFASFFTKIFAFGFDAKTIALASPLVAINFWYLFFIFVVTFFGALLNYRHKFFLTSFSASLFNLSIVIAAFFVDKNNPHQTLYYFSYATLLSGVAQLILHLFALKNNVAVRAMGLSLKLRRYKANLKGFYTTFSHGVLGSSATQISSLLDTTIASFLITGSISYLYYANRVFQLPLALFAIALTQVAFPKILRLLKSSQEKEALSFMRRALAGLSFLLVVSSIVGIIFAKEICQLLFERGNFTQKDSLLSAYVLMAYLLGLLPFGLQKLLSLWLYAEFKQKIAAIIAIKALILSAFVSIVLIFLIKDENLKVLAVAFASSLSAFYLLLANIKEFGFRRFWGLISWKKSFFAVLFLALFAYVLLESKMMIISLFVGVFEWIKGGFSAFI, via the coding sequence TTGATATTTAAAAATTACATCGTTAATGCCTTAGGGATTTTATTTTCACGCATTTTAGGACTAGCTAGGGATATTTTAATTGCCCTTTTTTTAGGGGCTGGGCTTTATAGCGATATTTTTTTCGTTGCACTTAAAATGCCTGCGTTTTTTAGACGCATTTTTGCAGAAGGAGCTTTTGGACAAAGCTTCTTACCTAATTTTGTCAAAGCAAGGAAAAAGGGTGCATTTTGTGTAAGTGTGCTTTTGCAATTTGGTTTCATTGTCTTTTTATTTTGCCTTTTAGTAAGCTTTTTTGCCTCTTTTTTTACAAAAATTTTTGCCTTTGGTTTTGATGCAAAGACTATCGCTTTAGCCTCTCCTTTGGTGGCTATAAATTTTTGGTATTTATTTTTTATTTTCGTGGTAACTTTTTTTGGTGCCTTGTTAAATTATAGGCACAAATTTTTTTTGACCTCTTTTTCAGCTTCTTTGTTTAATCTTAGCATAGTCATCGCCGCCTTTTTTGTGGATAAAAATAATCCTCATCAAACGCTTTATTACTTCTCTTATGCCACGCTTTTAAGTGGGGTGGCACAGCTTATTTTACATCTTTTTGCTTTGAAAAATAATGTTGCGGTTCGTGCTATGGGTTTAAGCCTTAAATTAAGGCGTTATAAGGCGAATTTAAAGGGTTTTTACACTACTTTTTCACACGGGGTTTTAGGCTCTTCAGCAACTCAAATAAGTTCTCTTTTAGACACAACAATCGCAAGTTTTCTTATCACAGGGAGCATTTCTTATCTTTACTATGCAAACCGCGTTTTTCAGCTTCCTCTCGCACTTTTTGCCATTGCTTTAACTCAAGTTGCCTTTCCTAAAATTTTAAGACTTTTAAAAAGCAGTCAAGAAAAAGAGGCTCTAAGCTTTATGCGTAGGGCTTTAGCAGGACTTAGCTTTTTACTTGTTGTTTCGAGCATAGTGGGCATTATTTTTGCAAAAGAAATTTGTCAGCTTTTGTTTGAGAGGGGAAATTTCACGCAAAAAGATAGCCTTTTAAGCGCTTATGTTTTAATGGCTTATTTACTAGGACTTTTGCCTTTTGGCTTACAAAAATTACTCTCTTTGTGGCTTTATGCGGAATTTAAGCAAAAAATCGCCGCTATTATCGCCATAAAAGCTCTTATTTTGAGTGCTTTTGTTTCTATCGTTTTAATTTTTTTGATTAAAGATGAGAATTTAAAGGTTTTAGCAGTGGCATTTGCAAGTTCTTTAAGTGCTTTTTATTTACTTTTGGCTAATATTAAAGAATTTGGTTTTAGGCGTTTTTGGGGCTTGATTTCTTGGAAAAAAAGCTTTTTCGCCGTGTTATTTTTAGCACTTTTTGCGTATGTGTTGCTAGAAAGTAAGATGATGATAATCAGCCTTTTTGTAGGGGTTTTTGAGTGGATTAAAGGAGGCTTTAGTGCTTTTATTTGA
- a CDS encoding HyaD/HybD family hydrogenase maturation endopeptidase: MKFLVLGIGNIMFADEGLGVHLCKQLEKNYKFTHQNHSLSFIDGGTLALQLSYIIAEYDEMIVLDCIDADDSEVGEVFFFPYEAMPKRVNWSGSAHEVEMLQTLQYMELVGDLPRTQILAAVPRRIKPMSFELSSEIIRAASVMEKTLLDFLAKKGFSYEKVADFALQDLARVSFKS, translated from the coding sequence TTGAAATTTCTTGTGCTTGGCATAGGAAATATTATGTTTGCAGATGAGGGCTTAGGCGTTCATCTTTGCAAACAACTTGAAAAAAACTACAAATTCACTCATCAAAATCACTCCTTAAGCTTTATCGATGGTGGCACTTTAGCCTTGCAGTTAAGTTATATTATAGCCGAGTATGATGAGATGATTGTGCTTGACTGTATTGACGCTGATGATTCTGAAGTGGGAGAAGTTTTTTTCTTTCCTTATGAGGCTATGCCAAAGAGGGTGAATTGGAGCGGGAGTGCGCACGAGGTAGAAATGCTACAAACTTTGCAATATATGGAACTGGTAGGTGATTTACCTCGCACACAAATTTTAGCCGCTGTGCCAAGACGCATTAAGCCTATGAGTTTTGAGCTTTCAAGCGAGATTATTAGGGCTGCTAGTGTAATGGAGAAAACTTTGCTAGATTTTTTAGCTAAAAAGGGTTTTAGCTACGAAAAGGTGGCGGATTTTGCTTTGCAGGATTTAGCGCGTGTTTCTTTTAAGTCTTAA
- a CDS encoding glycosyltransferase family 9 protein → MKIFINLPTWLGDCVMASAAIYGIKEKFKEAEFIFFGSFVATALFKNFPNSKFIIEDKKKRYKQALHLRKIYQFDLAFSFRSALSAKLILKLLKAKKKFCFDKTIIKEEHQVLKYLNFIENTLSFKISPQTLQLPIKAKFNAPLTLKNGKKILALNPGASYGSAKRWEEEYFAKVGLYFAKSHEIILLGAGGEEAKICTKISEILAQNGVKAKNLCNKTSIHTLTQNIALSDLFLTNDSGTMHLGAALGVKMLVLFGPTKFTQTSPWQSKNAKIIHLNLACMPCMKRVCPLKHHRCMKDLTPQMVIEKLKEFKT, encoded by the coding sequence ATGAAAATTTTTATCAATCTTCCCACTTGGCTAGGCGACTGCGTTATGGCTAGTGCGGCGATTTATGGCATTAAAGAGAAATTTAAGGAAGCGGAATTTATCTTTTTTGGCTCTTTTGTGGCAACAGCACTTTTTAAGAACTTTCCTAACTCAAAATTTATCATAGAAGATAAAAAAAAGCGTTATAAACAAGCTCTTCATTTACGCAAAATATATCAATTTGACCTCGCTTTTTCCTTTCGCTCTGCCCTTTCTGCTAAACTCATTTTAAAACTTTTAAAAGCGAAGAAAAAATTTTGTTTTGATAAAACTATCATTAAAGAAGAACATCAGGTTTTAAAATACTTAAATTTCATTGAAAACACTCTTTCTTTTAAAATCAGCCCACAAACCCTGCAACTTCCTATAAAGGCGAAATTTAACGCCCCTTTAACGCTTAAAAATGGCAAAAAAATTCTAGCCTTAAATCCGGGGGCTAGCTATGGAAGTGCGAAGCGATGGGAGGAAGAGTATTTTGCTAAAGTGGGACTTTATTTTGCGAAAAGCCACGAAATTATCCTTTTAGGAGCGGGCGGAGAAGAAGCTAAAATTTGCACCAAAATCAGCGAAATTCTCGCACAAAACGGCGTTAAAGCTAAAAATTTGTGTAATAAAACAAGCATACATACCCTTACGCAAAACATTGCTTTAAGCGATTTATTTCTCACAAATGACAGCGGCACTATGCACTTAGGAGCGGCTTTAGGGGTAAAAATGCTCGTGCTTTTTGGACCGACTAAATTCACACAAACTTCGCCTTGGCAGAGCAAAAATGCTAAAATCATTCATCTTAATCTAGCCTGTATGCCTTGTATGAAGCGCGTTTGTCCACTAAAACATCACCGATGTATGAAAGATTTAACTCCGCAAATGGTTATAGAAAAATTAAAAGAATTTAAGACTTAA
- a CDS encoding hydrogenase small subunit, translating to MVELKQIEERLATLEKLPSLKSNGSIPKALEKAGFSRRDFMKWAGAMTAFLALPASFAPMVARAAELADRLPVVWLHMAECTGCSESLLRSDTPTIDSLIFDYISLEYHETVMAASGWQAEENLENAIEKHKSKYVLMVEGGIPMGDTEGYLTIGPHGKTGYEISKLACENAYAILAIGTCSSFGGIQAARPNPSNSQPLSKVTNKTIINVPGCPPSEKNIVGNVLQLLLFKELPSLDVYNRPKWAYGLRIHDLCERRGRFDAGEFVHSFGDEGAKQGYCLYKVGCKGPYTFNNCSRERFNQHTSWPIQAGHGCIGCSEPNFWDTMGPFEEPLASRQFDPVLGLGADNVSDKIGIGVLTLTGVAVAAHAVIASMKKNEE from the coding sequence ATGGTTGAACTAAAGCAAATCGAAGAACGCTTAGCGACACTTGAAAAACTTCCTTCTTTAAAGTCTAATGGCTCTATCCCTAAGGCTTTAGAGAAAGCGGGCTTTTCAAGAAGAGATTTTATGAAATGGGCAGGAGCTATGACGGCGTTTTTAGCACTTCCTGCAAGTTTTGCACCTATGGTAGCAAGGGCGGCTGAATTAGCTGATAGGCTTCCTGTTGTGTGGCTTCATATGGCTGAATGCACGGGTTGTAGTGAAAGTTTGCTAAGAAGTGATACGCCAACTATTGATAGTCTCATTTTTGATTATATTTCCTTAGAATATCACGAAACGGTGATGGCAGCTTCGGGTTGGCAAGCAGAGGAAAATTTGGAAAATGCTATCGAAAAACATAAGAGCAAATATGTTCTTATGGTAGAGGGTGGTATTCCAATGGGTGATACAGAGGGCTATCTTACTATAGGACCTCACGGAAAAACGGGTTATGAAATTTCAAAATTAGCCTGCGAAAATGCTTATGCAATTTTGGCGATTGGCACCTGTTCTAGCTTTGGTGGAATTCAAGCAGCACGCCCTAATCCAAGTAATTCTCAACCCTTAAGTAAGGTAACAAATAAAACTATTATCAATGTTCCGGGCTGTCCTCCAAGTGAAAAAAATATCGTAGGTAATGTCCTTCAACTCCTTCTTTTCAAAGAGCTTCCAAGCCTTGATGTGTATAATAGACCTAAATGGGCTTATGGCTTGAGAATTCACGATTTGTGTGAAAGAAGAGGGCGTTTTGATGCGGGCGAATTTGTTCATAGCTTTGGTGATGAGGGTGCAAAGCAGGGCTATTGTCTTTATAAAGTGGGCTGTAAGGGTCCTTATACTTTCAATAATTGCTCTAGAGAGAGATTTAATCAGCACACTTCTTGGCCTATTCAAGCAGGACACGGCTGTATAGGCTGCTCAGAGCCAAATTTCTGGGATACTATGGGACCTTTTGAAGAGCCGCTTGCTAGCCGTCAGTTTGACCCAGTTTTGGGGCTTGGGGCGGATAATGTTTCGGATAAAATAGGCATAGGCGTTTTAACACTCACAGGAGTTGCCGTAGCTGCACACGCGGTAATTGCTTCTATGAAGAAAAATGAGGAGTAA
- a CDS encoding nickel-dependent hydrogenase large subunit produces the protein MSQKIIVDPITRIEGHLRVEVVVDDNNIVKEAYTGSTLWRGIETIVKGRDPRDAGFMTQRICGVCTFSHYKAGIVAVENALGITPPLNALLTRTLMNAALFLHDHIVHFYQLHALDWVDVVSALSADVKKASDLAFNYTPNPYATGADKLLEVQQRLKAFVDKGNLGPFANAYYGHSTYRFNPEQNLIALSHYLECLRIQRIIAQCMAIFGSKNPHPQSLTVGGVTCVMDLLSPSRMGEYMEKFKEVADFVNRAYYPDLVMAGKVYANEPSVLNDVGVANLYTFKEFQMGRDEWLFESGIIKNGDLSKVYEVEEDKITEEATHSWYADNEPLHPYDGKTNPNYTGLVDGESIDHHGKVAHTKNFDTKGKYSWIKAPRYEGEPMQVGPLANIVVNYAKGNQYVVPVVDTFLKETNLPLTAVFSTLGRTATRCLEAKIIADNTLRAFDNLVENLKVDESTCAPYVIDKNKEYKGRYMGHVPRGTLSHWCRIKNGVIENWQAVVPSTWNASPKDAKGVGGSYEQCLIGLKIADVKQPLEIIRKIHSYDPCIACAVHVMDAKGNNLSEYKVNVNL, from the coding sequence ATGAGTCAAAAAATTATCGTTGATCCTATTACAAGAATAGAGGGACATTTAAGGGTTGAGGTTGTCGTTGATGATAATAATATTGTCAAAGAAGCTTATACTGGCTCTACGCTTTGGCGTGGGATTGAGACTATCGTTAAAGGGCGCGATCCAAGAGATGCGGGTTTTATGACTCAAAGAATTTGCGGAGTTTGCACCTTTTCACACTATAAAGCTGGAATTGTCGCTGTGGAAAATGCTTTAGGTATTACCCCTCCGCTTAACGCCCTACTAACTAGAACTTTAATGAATGCGGCTTTATTTTTACACGACCATATTGTGCATTTTTATCAACTTCACGCACTAGATTGGGTTGATGTAGTGAGTGCTTTAAGTGCTGATGTGAAAAAGGCAAGTGATTTAGCCTTTAATTATACCCCAAATCCTTACGCCACAGGTGCGGATAAGCTTTTAGAAGTGCAGCAAAGACTTAAAGCTTTTGTTGATAAAGGAAATTTAGGACCTTTTGCAAATGCTTATTATGGACATAGCACCTACCGCTTTAACCCAGAGCAAAATCTCATCGCCCTTTCGCATTATTTGGAATGCTTAAGAATTCAAAGAATTATCGCGCAATGTATGGCGATTTTCGGTTCTAAAAATCCACATCCACAAAGCTTAACTGTGGGCGGGGTTACTTGCGTTATGGACTTACTTAGCCCTTCTAGAATGGGTGAGTATATGGAGAAATTTAAAGAAGTGGCAGATTTTGTCAATCGTGCTTATTATCCTGATTTGGTAATGGCTGGAAAGGTTTATGCAAATGAGCCTAGCGTGTTAAATGATGTAGGCGTGGCAAATCTTTATACCTTTAAAGAATTTCAAATGGGTCGCGATGAGTGGCTTTTTGAAAGTGGTATTATTAAAAATGGCGATTTAAGTAAGGTTTATGAGGTAGAAGAAGATAAAATTACTGAAGAGGCAACGCACTCTTGGTATGCGGATAATGAACCACTTCACCCTTATGATGGCAAAACAAATCCTAATTATACAGGGCTTGTCGATGGTGAAAGTATCGACCATCACGGCAAAGTCGCTCACACTAAGAATTTTGATACTAAAGGTAAGTATAGCTGGATAAAAGCACCTCGTTATGAGGGTGAGCCTATGCAAGTGGGACCTTTGGCAAATATCGTTGTAAATTACGCAAAAGGAAATCAATATGTTGTGCCTGTTGTCGATACCTTTTTGAAAGAGACAAATCTTCCTTTAACAGCGGTATTTAGCACTTTAGGAAGAACTGCAACTCGTTGTTTGGAGGCTAAAATTATCGCCGATAATACCTTAAGAGCTTTTGATAATTTAGTTGAAAATTTAAAGGTTGATGAAAGCACTTGTGCGCCTTATGTGATTGATAAAAATAAAGAATACAAAGGGCGTTATATGGGACATGTGCCGCGTGGGACACTCAGCCATTGGTGTAGGATTAAAAACGGCGTGATTGAAAATTGGCAAGCTGTTGTTCCTAGCACTTGGAATGCTTCTCCAAAAGACGCAAAAGGCGTTGGTGGAAGTTATGAGCAGTGTTTAATCGGGCTTAAAATTGCTGATGTAAAGCAGCCTTTAGAAATTATACGCAAAATTCACTCTTATGACCCTTGCATTGCTTGTGCCGTGCATGTGATGGACGCTAAGGGAAATAATTTAAGCGAATATAAAGTCAATGTGAATTTATAA
- the cysS gene encoding cysteine--tRNA ligase yields the protein MLLFDSVKKEKLALKKEGVVNMYLCGPTVYDDAHLGHARNNICFDMLRRTLLALGRKLCFARNYTDIDDKILKKMQESGESLEQITQKYIAHYERDMRHLRVLEPDLKPKATDFIKQMIELILCLEKQGFTYTLEDGIYFDTSKDKDYLSLSKRSFEDNQTRLNEQKEKKNEADFVLWKFDENFYTAPFGKGRPGWHSECVAMIEALFKDGLDIHAGGVDLFFPHHENEATQCRCAFGKNLATHWLHNGFVKIDGEKMSKSLNNSFFVRDALREFCGEALRFYLMSVHYRAHFNYSLEDLALCKKRLDKLYRLKKRLDLNELEDKPKKCEREVSTAILQALQDDLNISKALALLDEFITNANLKLDENKALKENLREDFKELTFIFGLGFEDAILYFQQGFSKEQKAWIEEQIFKRTEAKKAKNYALADKLRQDLADFGVVLLDTAQGTIWEKA from the coding sequence GTGCTTTTATTTGATAGTGTGAAAAAGGAGAAATTAGCCCTTAAAAAAGAGGGCGTTGTTAATATGTATTTGTGTGGTCCCACAGTGTATGATGATGCACATTTAGGACACGCTAGAAATAACATTTGTTTTGATATGTTGCGTAGGACTTTACTTGCTCTTGGAAGAAAGCTTTGCTTTGCGAGAAATTATACTGACATCGATGATAAAATTTTAAAAAAAATGCAAGAAAGCGGCGAAAGTTTAGAGCAAATCACGCAAAAATATATCGCACATTATGAAAGAGATATGAGGCATTTGCGTGTTTTAGAGCCTGACTTAAAGCCTAAGGCAACTGATTTTATTAAGCAGATGATAGAGCTTATTTTGTGTTTGGAAAAGCAGGGTTTTACTTACACTTTAGAAGATGGAATTTATTTTGATACCAGTAAAGATAAGGATTATTTAAGCCTTTCAAAACGCAGCTTTGAGGATAATCAAACAAGATTAAACGAACAAAAAGAAAAGAAAAATGAAGCTGATTTTGTGCTGTGGAAATTTGATGAAAATTTTTACACCGCTCCTTTTGGTAAGGGGCGTCCGGGTTGGCATAGTGAGTGTGTGGCGATGATAGAGGCTTTATTTAAGGACGGGCTTGACATACACGCTGGGGGGGTGGATTTATTCTTCCCTCATCACGAAAATGAGGCTACGCAGTGTCGTTGTGCCTTTGGGAAAAACCTAGCCACGCATTGGCTTCATAATGGCTTTGTAAAGATTGACGGCGAAAAGATGAGCAAAAGCCTTAATAATAGCTTTTTTGTAAGGGACGCTTTAAGGGAGTTTTGTGGGGAGGCTTTGAGATTTTATTTAATGAGTGTGCATTATAGGGCACATTTTAATTATTCTTTAGAGGATTTAGCTTTGTGTAAAAAGCGTTTAGATAAGCTTTACCGCTTAAAAAAACGCCTTGATTTAAACGAATTGGAAGATAAACCTAAAAAGTGTGAAAGAGAAGTTTCAACTGCTATTTTACAGGCTTTACAAGATGATTTAAATATTTCTAAGGCTTTGGCTTTACTTGATGAATTTATCACAAATGCAAATTTAAAACTTGACGAAAATAAGGCTTTAAAAGAGAATTTGAGGGAGGATTTTAAGGAGCTTACTTTTATTTTTGGCTTGGGTTTTGAAGATGCGATTTTATATTTTCAGCAAGGATTTAGCAAGGAGCAAAAAGCGTGGATAGAGGAGCAAATTTTTAAACGCACTGAGGCTAAAAAGGCGAAAAATTACGCTTTGGCTGATAAATTAAGGCAAGATTTGGCAGATTTTGGCGTTGTGCTTTTAGATACAGCGCAAGGCACGATTTGGGAGAAAGCTTGA
- a CDS encoding glycosyltransferase family 2 protein, producing MTIFSIIIPLYNCEKWICRALKSCQNQDFKNFEVLIIDDKSEDESVKVVLEFIKNDKRFKLFCNASHKGTFASRNEGILRASSPFLMFLDSDDFLCEGALKRAFESLNLKADLVLFDAFVHRVKTKLFYRFKQDEILNQGEFFDFLGKQRHFCWSLWAKVFRRDLALKCFEFVDKKACLCYGEDVLFCYVYFMLCEKIAIVKHSIYRYEFNAFGRYESKDREILRQNYEDKTTSLKLIKNIAKNFPQNSLNERLFSHLEKESLDLKKRYLKSIKKEKVELIQISELLDR from the coding sequence ATGACAATATTTTCTATCATTATCCCGCTTTATAACTGCGAAAAATGGATTTGCAGGGCTTTAAAAAGCTGTCAAAATCAAGATTTTAAAAATTTCGAAGTGCTTATCATCGATGATAAAAGTGAAGATGAAAGCGTTAAAGTCGTTTTAGAATTCATCAAAAACGACAAGCGTTTTAAGCTTTTTTGCAATGCTTCTCATAAGGGAACTTTTGCGAGTAGAAATGAGGGAATTTTAAGAGCTAGTTCGCCTTTTTTGATGTTTTTGGATTCAGATGATTTTTTATGCGAAGGAGCGTTAAAAAGAGCTTTTGAAAGTCTAAATTTAAAGGCTGATCTTGTGCTTTTTGATGCTTTTGTGCATAGGGTGAAAACTAAGCTTTTCTACCGCTTTAAACAAGATGAAATTTTAAATCAAGGCGAGTTTTTTGACTTTTTAGGAAAACAAAGGCATTTTTGCTGGTCGCTTTGGGCTAAGGTTTTTCGCAGGGATTTAGCTCTAAAATGCTTTGAGTTTGTGGATAAAAAGGCGTGTTTGTGTTATGGGGAAGATGTGCTTTTTTGTTATGTTTATTTTATGCTTTGTGAGAAAATAGCCATTGTTAAGCATAGTATTTACCGCTATGAATTTAACGCTTTTGGGCGTTATGAGAGTAAGGATAGAGAAATTTTAAGGCAAAATTATGAAGACAAAACAACAAGCCTTAAGCTTATCAAAAATATCGCTAAAAATTTCCCACAAAATTCCCTAAACGAAAGGCTTTTTTCGCATTTAGAAAAGGAGAGTTTAGACTTAAAAAAAAGATATTTAAAGTCGATTAAGAAAGAGAAAGTAGAATTAATACAAATAAGTGAGCTTCTTGATAGATGA
- the cybH gene encoding Ni/Fe-hydrogenase, b-type cytochrome subunit: protein MQKQEEKLQRKAEYEFSIGLRLTHWIRAVAIVILVGTGYYISYVFQSPNLPSDPSNFMQAKYRLVHQAVGFVLIGCIIFKGYLFFFDKWSRKEKASIADVFSLKIWVEQIKFYLFLGKHPPLKGVYNPLQYVTYLFFYLVMIGIILTGLILYTHTYHEGLGGMLYNALRPLEAMMGGLAEVRTYHRILMWVVLIFVPVHIYMAVFNAIKGRDGALDAIISGYKFVKEEKN from the coding sequence ATGCAAAAACAAGAGGAAAAATTGCAAAGAAAAGCGGAATATGAATTTAGCATAGGCTTACGCTTAACGCACTGGATAAGGGCTGTGGCGATTGTGATTTTAGTGGGGACAGGATACTATATTTCTTATGTTTTTCAAAGTCCAAATTTGCCAAGTGATCCTAGTAATTTTATGCAGGCAAAATACCGCTTAGTGCATCAGGCTGTGGGTTTTGTTTTAATAGGGTGCATTATTTTTAAGGGCTATTTGTTCTTTTTTGATAAATGGAGTCGTAAGGAAAAGGCAAGTATAGCTGATGTTTTTAGTCTTAAAATTTGGGTAGAACAGATTAAATTTTATCTTTTTTTAGGAAAGCACCCGCCTTTAAAGGGCGTTTATAATCCTTTACAATATGTAACCTATCTTTTCTTTTATCTTGTAATGATAGGTATTATCCTTACAGGACTTATTCTTTATACGCACACTTATCACGAGGGCTTAGGCGGTATGCTTTATAATGCTTTAAGACCGCTTGAGGCTATGATGGGAGGCTTGGCTGAAGTGAGAACTTATCATAGAATTCTGATGTGGGTGGTTTTGATTTTTGTGCCTGTGCATATTTATATGGCTGTTTTTAATGCGATTAAAGGTAGAGATGGTGCTTTAGATGCTATTATTAGCGGTTATAAATTTGTCAAGGAAGAGAAAAATTGA
- a CDS encoding glycosyltransferase family 8 protein — protein MYHIFFTADENYIKFTSVLMTSIVKNATKAYEKKPFCFHILSDFISDVTRKKLEILQKTLSEIYPCEIKIHIQDNAKFDKFPSSGAAQNNKLSYYRLKMLSCLNDNVKTCLYLDSDMLVLEDLRELFALDLKDNIAAVVGDMGSKRAKIKFMEGSEKKTFYFDENYFNAGLLLINVKEYQKAQIEERCEELASKCFYIKGADQDLLNACIESKKRLKLDFAWNFFINAYAYAITKDDKLGYLNYTKEEFKHSFESPKILHLCFKPWKFLRSFNDSKGRNVNDLWWEEAAFTPAFSTELLELKRHIKDHLLYAGLGSLLYRYTKNFNVLKIVHLIKHQDEDLKIAQNAQNFNDKDFALFLLLGEMVLHARAKKKGVFSVFLKALKCISSYEKYARR, from the coding sequence ATGTATCACATTTTTTTCACGGCTGATGAAAATTACATAAAATTCACTAGCGTTTTGATGACTAGTATTGTTAAAAATGCGACAAAAGCTTATGAGAAAAAACCTTTTTGTTTTCATATTTTGAGTGATTTTATCAGTGATGTAACAAGAAAAAAGCTAGAAATTTTACAAAAAACTTTAAGTGAAATTTATCCTTGTGAGATTAAAATTCATATCCAAGATAATGCCAAATTTGATAAATTCCCAAGTTCGGGTGCCGCACAAAATAATAAACTATCCTATTATCGTCTTAAAATGCTATCTTGTTTAAATGATAATGTAAAAACCTGCCTTTATCTTGATAGCGATATGCTTGTTTTGGAGGATTTAAGAGAACTTTTTGCGCTAGATTTGAAAGATAATATCGCTGCTGTTGTTGGAGATATGGGAAGTAAGAGGGCTAAGATTAAATTTATGGAGGGAAGTGAGAAAAAGACCTTTTATTTTGATGAAAATTATTTTAATGCAGGACTTTTGCTTATTAATGTCAAAGAGTATCAAAAAGCACAGATTGAGGAGCGTTGCGAGGAGCTAGCCTCAAAATGTTTTTATATTAAGGGTGCTGACCAAGATTTGCTTAATGCTTGTATAGAGTCAAAAAAGAGGCTAAAACTTGATTTTGCTTGGAATTTTTTTATTAATGCCTATGCTTATGCCATTACAAAGGACGATAAATTGGGCTATCTAAACTACACAAAAGAGGAATTTAAACATAGCTTTGAAAGTCCTAAAATTCTCCATCTATGCTTTAAGCCTTGGAAATTTTTACGCTCTTTTAATGATAGCAAGGGGCGTAATGTCAATGATTTATGGTGGGAGGAGGCAGCTTTTACTCCTGCCTTTAGTACCGAGCTTTTAGAGCTTAAAAGACACATCAAAGATCATTTGCTTTATGCTGGGCTTGGTTCTTTACTTTACCGCTACACGAAAAATTTTAATGTGCTTAAAATTGTTCATCTTATCAAACATCAAGATGAGGATTTAAAAATCGCTCAAAATGCCCAAAATTTCAATGATAAAGACTTTGCCCTTTTTTTGCTTTTAGGCGAAATGGTTTTACACGCTAGGGCTAAGAAAAAAGGTGTTTTTAGCGTGTTTTTAAAGGCTTTAAAATGTATAAGTTCTTATGAAAAATATGCGAGGCGTTAA